Below is a window of Micromonospora chersina DNA.
CGCCGCGACCAGGCGCTCCGGGGTGCCCGGGTCGGTGAGGTCGGCGGTCAGCCCGACCGCCCGCTCCGGCCCGCCGAGCGCCTCGACGGCGGCGGCCACCCGCTCGGGGGCGCGGGACGAGATCACCACCCGGGCGCCGTCGGCCACGAGCTGCTCGGCGGTGGCGAAGCCGAGGCCGTCCGAGGCGCCGGTCAGCACGTACACCCGGTCGGCGAGTCCCAGATCCATGAGGCCGATCCTGCCGTACCCCGGGTGGGCCTGCCACCGCTCTCAGCGCGGCGCGGGCCGGAGCAGGCGTACCCGGCCGGCGAGCTGGGCCGCGACGGCGCCGCCGGCCCGGGCGACGGCCGGCAGTCGGCGCGGGCGGGGGGCGGTGCGGCCGTCGTAGCGGCTCGCCGCCTCGCGGACGGCCAGCTCCTCCGCGCCCAGCGGTGGCAGCGTGCCCCGGTCGCGCAGCTCCCGGGCCAGGTCCCAACCGTCGCGCAGGGAGCCGTTGGTGGGCCGGCCGGCCGCCCAGCCGGCGAAGGTGGCCGCCCAGGCGTCGCCGAGGCCGGCGGCGAGCAGCGGCCAGTGCCGGGCCACGTCGCCGGCCCGCTTGCGCAGCAGCGCCCGCCGGGCCGCCTCGACCGGCGCGGGGGCGAACCCGCCCGGCAGCGGACCACCGGCCACCAGCGCCGCGACCAGTTCCGCCTGCCGCGCGGCCAGGTCGCCACCGGCCACCGGTCCGCCGGGCGCCCGGAGGCGGCTCCCGCCCGGCGCGGCCAGCTCCCCGCCGCTCACCGGGCCGCCGGGAGCGCCCGGCGGGGTCAGGTCCCCGCCGCTCACGTGACCACCGGGTACCCGGAGGCGGCGGCCAGGGCGTCCAGCTCGCCGCGCAGCTCGGCGGCGGGCGGGTAGTGGCCGTCGCGTTCCAGCAGCAGCGCCGGGGGCCGGCGGCGGCCGCACAGCTCGCCGACCAGGTCGAGCACCTCGGCGGGGACCGGATCGGTGTGCGTGTCGTGGTAGAAGCCGCAGTGCTCGGCGCCGCCGGCCACGTGCACGTAGGCGATCCGGTCCAGCGGCAGCCGGTCCAGCAGGGCGGCCGGGTCGCCGCCCCGGTTGCGGGCGTTGGCGTGCACGTTGGCGACGTCGAGCAGCAGCAGCGCCCCGGTGGCGTCGAGGATCTCGGTGAGGAAGTCGGCCTCGTCCAGCTCGTCGTCGGGCCAGTCGAAGAGGGCGGCGATCGGCTCCAGGGCCAGCGGCACCGGCAGCTCCGCCTGCGCCCGCCGGACGTTGGCCACCACGGCGGCCACGGCCTCGCGGCTGCGCGGCAGCGGCAGCAGGTGGCCGGCCTCCAGGCCGCCGGCCCGGACGAACGCGATGTGCTCGCTGACCAGCGGCGCGTCCAGCGCCGCGGCCACACCGGCCAGGTGCGCCACCCGGGCCGGTTCCACCGGTTCCGCGCCGCCGAGGGAGAGCTTCACGCCGTGGGGTACGACGGTGACGCCGCGCCCGCGCAGCTCGGCCAGGCCGTCGGGGAGCGGCCCGGCCGGGGCGACCGTCTCCGCGACCACCTCGACGAAGCGGAGCCCGGGCAGGGCGGCCACGAAGCCGGCGATCTCCGGCCGCCACCCGATGCCCACGCCGGACGGGCCGGCGGTCGTCATCCGCCGCACCCGCCGCCCCCGCAGCCGCCACCGCCACCGCAGGAGCTGCCCCCGCCGCAGGAGCTGCCGCCCCCGCAGGAGCTGCCGCCTCCGCCCGAGCTGCCCGAGCTGCCGCTCGCCCCCATGGCCTGGCGCTGGATCTCGGCCTGCTCGGCGAAGCCCGGGTCCATGCTCCACAGGGTGGCGGTGCCGAACAGCGCGACGCCCATGGCCGCGTCGGACGGGCCGTAGGTGGCGTACGCCGGTGCGGCGGAGGGGCGCAGCCAGGTGTGCTGGCGGCGCAGCTCGCGCAGCGCCTGGTTGGCCGCCCGGGTGCGCCACGGCACCCGGTTGAGCAGCAGGAACGCGATGAAGAGCGGCACCATGGTGAGCAGGAGCCAGCCGGCGGGCCGGCCGTTGGAGATGCCGACGAAGGCCCGGACGAAGCCGAGCGCCAGCAGTGCCCCGACCAGCAGCGATCCGCGGCGCAGCGACGCCCGCCGCTCCTTGTCCAGCGCCAGGCCCCGCCGCACCAGACCGTCGCGCAGCTCGTCGAGCGCGCGCCGGACCCACTCGTCCCGGCTCAGCTCCCGGGAGCGCAGGCCCCGGCTCGCCGCGTGGTGGATCGCCTGGTCCAGGGGGGTGACCCCGGCCGGCAGCGGGCCGCCGGTGGTGAGCCGCCGGTCGGGACGTACGCCGACCGCGCCGGCGCGGCGCAGCCCGCCGAGCGCGGTCCAGACGGCGAGCTGCTCGCCCCCGTTGAGGTACGCGGCCTGCTGCGGCCCGAGCGGCCCGGCGCTCTGCACGGGGGTGCCGGCCAGCGCCCGCCGGCGGTACACCAAGGCGCCGGCGACCAGTACGACGGCCGCCACGAGGTACCAGCGGAGGAAGACGGGGCCGGGGATGCCCCAGGTGTCGCCCGCGAGGACTGTCATGCTCTGCTCCTGTCGCGAGGGGGTCGCGGCTCATTGTGGAGCAGGTGCGCCAGCGCTGATCTTCCCGGCGGGTCGAGTTACCGGACCGAGACCCGGGCCGGTCAGTGCCGGCGAACGGCCTCCTCGACCAGGTCGAGCACCCGGCCCAGGTCACCGGCGGGACGGCCCATCGCCAGGTGCAGCACGAGCCCGTCGTACGCCAGCTCCAGGAACTGGGCGAGCACGTCGATCGGCACGTCGTCGCGGAGCACTCCGGCCTCCCGCTGGCGCAGCAGGCGTTCCCGGGTGGCCTCGGCGATCGCGGCCGAGCGTTCCGCCCAGCGCTTGGCGAACGCCGGGTCGGTGCGCAGCCGCCGGGAGACCTCGAGCTGGCTGCCGAGCCAGCCGGTGGTGTCCGGGGAGATGGCCCGGGCCAGCAGGTCCCGCATGACCTGGACCAGGCCGTTGCGGGCCACGGTCTCCACCATGACGGCGGCGTCGTCCTCGGCCACGGCGAGGAAGAGCGAGTCCTTGTCGCGGAAGTGGTGGAAGATCGCGCCCCGGGACAGCCCGGTGGCCTCCTCCAGCCGGCGGACGGTGGCACCCTCGTAGCCGTGCCGGGCGAAACACGCCCGTGCGGCGCCGAGGATCTCCTGTCGGCGCGCGTCGAGCTGGTCCTGGCTTACTCTGGGCACGTCACGATCGTTCCAGGTGGACCCGGCCGATGCAAACCGTACGTACGGCTTGAGATGCGGTTTCGCATGATCCGCCCAGTCCGGCCCGCCGGTTACCATCCTCCCGTGACCCAGGCCGTGCCCCTCCCCACCCGCCCGCTGACCGTGGCCACCGTGCAGGCCGAGCCCGTCCCCGGTGACGTCGCCGGCAACGCCGCCACCGCCGCCCGCCTCGTCGGCCGGGCCGCCGGCGCCCGGGTCGTGGTGCTGCCCGAGCTGTTCCTGCCCGCGTACCACCCGCCGGTCCTCGGCGCGGACCCGGCCGGCACCGACGTGGCCGCCGGCGCCGACGGCCGGGTCGACGACCCGCGGCTGGACCCGCTGCGCGCGGCCGCCCGCGACGGCGCGACGAGCGTGGTGATCGGCGCGGCCGTCCGCCACCCCGACCGCCGGCGCACCATCTCCTCGCTCGTGGTCGACCCGACCGGCGCGGTCACCGTCGGCTACGACAAGCAGCAGCTCTGGAGCGGCGAGCGCGAGTTGTTCGTCCCCGGCCGGCGGGGCGCCACCCTGCTGGTCGACGACTGGCGGTTCGGCCTCGGCATCTGCTACGACGGCTGCTTCCCGGAACACGGCCGGGCCGCCGCCGACGACGGCGCGCACGGCTACCTCTGCCCGAGCGGCTACCTGGCCGGCTCCGAGCACCGCCGCGACCTCTACTACGCGGCGCGCGCCCTGGACAACACCATGTACGTGGTCTTCGCCAACTCCGTCGACGGCGCCGACCCGTGGCGGTTCAACGGCGGGGCGGCGGTCTACGAGCCGGAGGGCCGGGCGCTGGTCCGGGGCGCGGACACCGGCGAGGACGTGCTGGTGGCGACCCTCGACCCGGCGGCCCTGGGCGCCACCCGGGCGGCGCACACCATGCTCACCGACCGCCTGCCCCACCAGGGGCCCGCCCGGGCGACGCTCGTCGGCTGAGGGCCCGGTGCATTGGGCCCTGTCGGTGGCGCACCCTGGTCCCGTAGGGTTCCCGAGTGCCGTTGCTCCTGCTCGATCTGGACAACACCCTGCTCGACCGAGAGGGGCCGTTCCGCGCCTGGGGTGAGCGGTTCCTGGACAGCATCGGCGCCCCGCCCACCGACATCGACTGGTTGCTCTCCGTCGACGCCGACGGCCTCACCGACAGGTGGGACGTCGCGGACGCCGTCCGGGACCGGTACGGGCTGCGCATCCCCTCCATCGACCTCGTCGAGGAGCTGCACGACGGCGTGGTGGCGTTCACCCGGCTGGACCCGCTGGTGGCCTGCGCACTGCGGATCGCGGACGACGCCGGCTGGGTGCCGGTGGTGGTCACCAACGGCACGTCCCGCCAGCAGGACGCCAAGATCCGCCAGACCGGGCTGGACCGGTACGTCGCGGACTGGGTGATCTCCGAGGAGGCGGGGGTCAGCAAGCCCAACCCGCGGATCTTCGCGCTGGCCGCCCAGCGGGCCCGGATGCCCCTGCGCGGCGCCTGGGTGATCGGCGACAGCCCGGAGGCGGACATCGGCGGGGCGACCGCCGTCGGGCTGCCCAGCGTCTGGCTGCACCGCGGCCGCCGCTGGTCGGACACGCGGTTCGCGCCCACCCGCACCGCGGACGGGCTGATCGCCGCGGTGGCCGCCGTCCTGGCGGGCTGAGCGGTAATTCGGTTGACCCGTCCGGGGCCGCCCGTGACCATGGTGCGGCGCGAGGGCGCAGCCGGGCGGGTCCCGGTCGAGGAGAGGAGGTCGGTCATGGCCGTCTTTGCAGGGTCGTACCACCTGCCTCCACCAGCCTCGATCGAAGGACCGATCCACCCGTGCGCGATCACGACTTCCCGGCGCCGCAGCGCCGTGGCCGCGGCAAGAGCCGCTTCGACGACGACGAACCCCACTTCCTGAAGCGGGGCCGGCCCACCGAGCCGGCTCTCGCCGACCCCGATGCCGAGCCGGACGGGGAGGACCACTGGTCCTCCTGGGACCAGGCCGTGCACGGGCCTGAACCCCACCCGGACTGGCTGGTCACCGAGCTGGCCGCGAAGGACACCGAGCTGGGTGTGCTGAAGACCGGCAAGGAGGCGGACGTCCACCTGGTCCGCCGGGCCGTGCCGGACACCGGCCGCGGCTGCCTGCTGGCCGCCAAGCGGTACCGGGATCCCCAGCACCGCCTCTTCCACCGCGACGCCGGCTACCTGGAGGGGCGCCGCGTGCGCCGGTCCCGGGAGATGCGGGCGATGACCGGCCGGACCTCGTTCGGCCGGCAGATGATCGCCGGGCAGTGGGCGGCGGCCGAGTTCGCCGCGCTCGCCCGGCTCTGGGAGATCGGGGCCGCCTCCGGGCGGATCGCCGTGCCCTACCCGGTGCAGCTGCTCGGCACCGAGTTGATGCTGGAGTTCGTGGGGGACGCCGAGGCGGGCGAGGCCGCGCCCCGGCTGGCCCAGCTCCGGCCCGAGGGCGCCGACCTGCGCGATCTCTGGGAACAGCTGGTCGACGCCCTGGTGGTGCTGGCCCGCGCCGGGTACGCCCACGGCGACCTGTCGCCGTACAACCTGCTGGTCCACGCCGGGCGGCTGGTCATGATCGACCTGCCGCAGGTGGTCGACGTGGTGGCCAACCCGCAGGGCGGCGAGTTCCTGGCCCGGGACGTCCGGGTGGTCGGCACCTGGTTCACCGCCCGCGGCCTGCCCGCCGCGGACACCGACCCGGAGGCGCTGACCGAGATGCTGCTGCGGGAGGCGGGCCTCCGCTGAGCGCGCCGCGTCCCGGGCGGGTGGCCACCCGCCCGGGACGCCGGCACGGCGGTGGACCGCCGGCCCCGGTCACTGGAGGTAGCGCTCGACCTCGGTCACCGGGCGCTGGCCCTGGGCGTCCGGGTCGCCGTGCGCCTGGCGGGCCGCCCGGCGTCGGCGGAGCAGGTCCCAGCACTGGTCGAGGGACTCCTCCAGGGCCCGTAGCCGCTCCTTGGCCTCGTCGTCGGTGCCGGCCTCGTGCTCCTGCGCGGCCGCGCGCAGCCGGTGCTCCTCGTCGACGAGTTCGGAGATCCGGCTCAGGATGGTCTTGTCGTCCATGACCCGAAGCTTGGCACAGCGGACGCCGTCGCGCCGTCGTTCCGCCCCGAGGCCGGGTGCGAGTCGGCGCGTGCCCGGGGCCGCGCCCTCCGGCGCCGCCCGGCCGGTCACCCGCCGGACCCTCGGGTCCGCTGTGGATCGAACCCGGCCGGCTCCGGACCGGTCGTCCATCCCCACAGGAGCGTCTCCGTCGGCGCTGTCGACCTCCTCCGGGCGAGGTGACCACCGGCCGCCGGTCGTCCACCCGGCGATACAATTCCGGAGCCGTGAGTCCGCCTCACGTGTCTGGAGGGTGAACGGCATGCTGCTGTCCTGTGTGTGGCGTCGGTCCGGTCGCCCGGCGACCCGGCGGGCGCTCGATGTCCGGGACGCGCGCCGCACCATGCCGTGCGCGCCGACGATCGGCTGCTGAGCGGTGCTGCCGGTCCAGTTCTTCGACACCCGGGTGCTGCCACCGGCGGACCGGTACGACCTGTGGCTGGAGATCGTCGCGAGTTCGGCGCCCGCGCTCATCTCCAGCCCGCACGTGGCCCGGTTCGACGCTCACGCGCGCTCGATCGAACTCGGCGGCCTTCGCGTCACCGACTTCACGTATCCCCCGCTGACCATGACGCGGACGCCCAAGCTCATCCGCCAGGTCGATCCGGAGATGTATCAGCTGGCGCTGACCCGCCTCGGCAACGGCACGGTGAGCCAGCAGCGCCAGGACGCGCTGGTACGCCCCAGCGAGTTCACCCTCCTGGACAATTCGCGCCCGTTCGTGGCCCGCCACGACGCCCCGCCCGGTGAGCTGCTCAACACCGTGACGGTGAACATCCCGCACGCGGCGCTGCCCGTGCCACCCGCCAAGGTGGCCGCCCTGCTGGGCACGAGCATGTGCGGCTCGACCGGGGTGGGCGGGCTCCTGGCGCCGTTCCTCCGTCGGATCGCCGCCCACCCGGAGCAGTTCACCGACGCCGACGCGAGCCAACTCGGCAGCATCACCGTCGACCTCGTGTCGGCGATGCTGCTGCAGCAGATCGGTGCGGAGAGTGCCCTGCCGCCCGAGACGCGGCACCATGCGCTCCGGCGCCGCGTCGACACGTACATCGCCGACAACCTGCACGATCCGGCACTCGGCCCGCGAAGTATCGCCGCCGCGCACCACATCTCGCTGCGTACCCTTCACCGCCTGTTCGCCGGCGAGGACGCGACAGTGGCGGAGCTGGTCCGGCGACGCCGGTTGGAGCGGTGCCGGGGCGACCTGGCCGACCCTCGGATGCGGGCCCGTCCGGTCCAGGCGATCGGGGCGCGGTGGGGATTCCCGGACAAGGCCCACTTCAGCCGGCTGTTCCGGGCGGCGTACGGCCTGTCGCCGCAGGCGTACCGCGAGCAGAACGGCGACCGACCGTCGCCCTGACCAACCGATCGGTCCGTCCCACCACAGAGGAGCGTGACCCCGGTGGGGTGACGAAGTCGATCTGGAGTTGCTTCTCAACACGTGGAATGATCACGCCGGCGACTGTTGCCGAGCCCTCTTGAGCGCTGCGGCGCGCAGTTCGGTGTGCACGACGATCGAGGAGGCGCTCATGGCCGAGGTGAGTCCCGGCCGGGCCCGGCAGGTGCCCCTTCGCCACGCGCTGCCGCGTCTGGCCCGTGACCCCCTGGGCGCTCTGGTGCACTACGCGAACGAGGGCGACGGCGAGATCGTGCAGCTGAACCTCGGCACGTTCCGGCCGTACCTGGTCACCCACCCGGAGCACCTGCAGCAGATCCTCCGCGACCGCGTCACCTACATCCGCGACGGCAACAGCATGCTCTGGCGGTCCGTGCGACGAGCGGTGGGCGACGCGATCCTCGTCACCGAGGGAGCGCAGTGGGAGTCCAGCCGCGACACCCTGCAGCCGCTGTTCACCGCCAAGCGTGCCGAGACGCTTGTCGACCGGATGGCGGTGGCGATCGCCGAGGCCGTGGACGCGCTCGACGCGCCGGCCCGGGCCGGGGAGGCCGTCGACGCGATGACGCTGATGTCGCAGATCGTGTGCCAGGCCACCACCCGGGTGCTCTTCGGCCGGAAGATTCCGCTCGCCGACGCGCTGCAGATCTACGCGCACCTGGGCACGATCACCCGGACGATGGTCCCGAGGCTGCTCGCCCCGGGCATGCCCTACTGGGTCCCGCTGCCGGGCGACCGCGCGTTCCGGGCCGCCGTGCAGGGCATCGGCGCGCTGGTCCTGCCGATCATCCGCAAGGAGCGCGCCAACCCGGGCGACGGTGACGACATCATCGCGACGCTGTGCCGCCCGAGGGCCGACGGGTCGCAGGCCAGCGAGGAGTCGGTCCGCAGCGACCTGGTCGCCATGTTCTCCACGGCCACCGAGACCACGATCGGCGTCCTGTCCTGGCTGTTCCCGGTCCTGGAGAAGCATCCCGACGTGGCCGAACGGCTCTACGCCGAGGTCGACGGGGTCGTCGGCGTACGCGGGACGGTGCAGCGCACGCACATCCCGCAGCTGCGCTACACCCGGATGGTCCTGGACGAGATGCTGCGGCTCTGGCCCGCCGGCTGGACCATCCCGCGCACCGCGGTGGGGGAGCAGGTGCTGGGCGGTGTCCGGATCGAGTCCGGGGCGACCATTCTGGTCAGTCCCTTCGCGACGCAGCGGATGGGGGCGTTCTGGGAGCGTCCCGAGGTCTTCGACCCGCAACGGTTCGCCCCGGACAAGCCGAAGCGCCAGTACCGCTACAGCTACTTCCCGTTCGGGGGTGGCCCGCACCAGTGCATCGGCCAATACCTGTTCCTGCTCGAAGCGCCCATCATCATGGCCACGTTGCTGAGCCGGTTCCGCTTCCGGCTGGGCCAGCCGGCCGACCTCACGCCACGGATCGGCGCGTCGCTGCGGCCCCGGTCGAGCACGCTCACGCTGCTGCGCCGCGACAGCGTCCCGGCCTCGTGACACCCACCTCCCACGTCCGGTTCGGCGCAGGTGACCAGCTCGCCGTCGTGGAGCAGGCACGGATCTGCGCGTTGGCCGTCGCCGTCGAACGCGACCTGCACACGGTGGTGGCCGACCACCGGGACCTGTTCGCCGGCCGGCCCTTCGACCCGGCGCTCGTCAGCGGCATCGCGATGTCCGTGGCCTTCACCGCGCCGGAATACACCGCCGAGCAGCTCCGCGTGACGGCTCGTACCGTGCTGTGGGTGTTCGCGGCCGACTGGCAGATCGACTATCTGGCCCGGACAGCGGACGACGTGCGGGAGGTGACCGCCGCGTGCCTGGCGGCCGCCGACGCCGGTCCGTCGTCCGCGCGGCATCCGC
It encodes the following:
- a CDS encoding TetR/AcrR family transcriptional regulator, which encodes MPRVSQDQLDARRQEILGAARACFARHGYEGATVRRLEEATGLSRGAIFHHFRDKDSLFLAVAEDDAAVMVETVARNGLVQVMRDLLARAISPDTTGWLGSQLEVSRRLRTDPAFAKRWAERSAAIAEATRERLLRQREAGVLRDDVPIDVLAQFLELAYDGLVLHLAMGRPAGDLGRVLDLVEEAVRRH
- a CDS encoding DUF2630 family protein; amino-acid sequence: MDDKTILSRISELVDEEHRLRAAAQEHEAGTDDEAKERLRALEESLDQCWDLLRRRRAARQAHGDPDAQGQRPVTEVERYLQ
- a CDS encoding DUF692 domain-containing protein; this translates as MTTAGPSGVGIGWRPEIAGFVAALPGLRFVEVVAETVAPAGPLPDGLAELRGRGVTVVPHGVKLSLGGAEPVEPARVAHLAGVAAALDAPLVSEHIAFVRAGGLEAGHLLPLPRSREAVAAVVANVRRAQAELPVPLALEPIAALFDWPDDELDEADFLTEILDATGALLLLDVANVHANARNRGGDPAALLDRLPLDRIAYVHVAGGAEHCGFYHDTHTDPVPAEVLDLVGELCGRRRPPALLLERDGHYPPAAELRGELDALAAASGYPVVT
- a CDS encoding HAD family hydrolase, whose amino-acid sequence is MPLLLLDLDNTLLDREGPFRAWGERFLDSIGAPPTDIDWLLSVDADGLTDRWDVADAVRDRYGLRIPSIDLVEELHDGVVAFTRLDPLVACALRIADDAGWVPVVVTNGTSRQQDAKIRQTGLDRYVADWVISEEAGVSKPNPRIFALAAQRARMPLRGAWVIGDSPEADIGGATAVGLPSVWLHRGRRWSDTRFAPTRTADGLIAAVAAVLAG
- a CDS encoding carbon-nitrogen hydrolase family protein yields the protein MTQAVPLPTRPLTVATVQAEPVPGDVAGNAATAARLVGRAAGARVVVLPELFLPAYHPPVLGADPAGTDVAAGADGRVDDPRLDPLRAAARDGATSVVIGAAVRHPDRRRTISSLVVDPTGAVTVGYDKQQLWSGERELFVPGRRGATLLVDDWRFGLGICYDGCFPEHGRAAADDGAHGYLCPSGYLAGSEHRRDLYYAARALDNTMYVVFANSVDGADPWRFNGGAAVYEPEGRALVRGADTGEDVLVATLDPAALGATRAAHTMLTDRLPHQGPARATLVG
- a CDS encoding helix-turn-helix domain-containing protein, which encodes MLPVQFFDTRVLPPADRYDLWLEIVASSAPALISSPHVARFDAHARSIELGGLRVTDFTYPPLTMTRTPKLIRQVDPEMYQLALTRLGNGTVSQQRQDALVRPSEFTLLDNSRPFVARHDAPPGELLNTVTVNIPHAALPVPPAKVAALLGTSMCGSTGVGGLLAPFLRRIAAHPEQFTDADASQLGSITVDLVSAMLLQQIGAESALPPETRHHALRRRVDTYIADNLHDPALGPRSIAAAHHISLRTLHRLFAGEDATVAELVRRRRLERCRGDLADPRMRARPVQAIGARWGFPDKAHFSRLFRAAYGLSPQAYREQNGDRPSP
- a CDS encoding TIGR04222 domain-containing membrane protein, with translation MTVLAGDTWGIPGPVFLRWYLVAAVVLVAGALVYRRRALAGTPVQSAGPLGPQQAAYLNGGEQLAVWTALGGLRRAGAVGVRPDRRLTTGGPLPAGVTPLDQAIHHAASRGLRSRELSRDEWVRRALDELRDGLVRRGLALDKERRASLRRGSLLVGALLALGFVRAFVGISNGRPAGWLLLTMVPLFIAFLLLNRVPWRTRAANQALRELRRQHTWLRPSAAPAYATYGPSDAAMGVALFGTATLWSMDPGFAEQAEIQRQAMGASGSSGSSGGGGSSCGGGSSCGGGSSCGGGGGCGGGGCGG
- a CDS encoding serine protein kinase RIO, translated to MRDHDFPAPQRRGRGKSRFDDDEPHFLKRGRPTEPALADPDAEPDGEDHWSSWDQAVHGPEPHPDWLVTELAAKDTELGVLKTGKEADVHLVRRAVPDTGRGCLLAAKRYRDPQHRLFHRDAGYLEGRRVRRSREMRAMTGRTSFGRQMIAGQWAAAEFAALARLWEIGAASGRIAVPYPVQLLGTELMLEFVGDAEAGEAAPRLAQLRPEGADLRDLWEQLVDALVVLARAGYAHGDLSPYNLLVHAGRLVMIDLPQVVDVVANPQGGEFLARDVRVVGTWFTARGLPAADTDPEALTEMLLREAGLR
- a CDS encoding cytochrome P450 translates to MPLRHALPRLARDPLGALVHYANEGDGEIVQLNLGTFRPYLVTHPEHLQQILRDRVTYIRDGNSMLWRSVRRAVGDAILVTEGAQWESSRDTLQPLFTAKRAETLVDRMAVAIAEAVDALDAPARAGEAVDAMTLMSQIVCQATTRVLFGRKIPLADALQIYAHLGTITRTMVPRLLAPGMPYWVPLPGDRAFRAAVQGIGALVLPIIRKERANPGDGDDIIATLCRPRADGSQASEESVRSDLVAMFSTATETTIGVLSWLFPVLEKHPDVAERLYAEVDGVVGVRGTVQRTHIPQLRYTRMVLDEMLRLWPAGWTIPRTAVGEQVLGGVRIESGATILVSPFATQRMGAFWERPEVFDPQRFAPDKPKRQYRYSYFPFGGGPHQCIGQYLFLLEAPIIMATLLSRFRFRLGQPADLTPRIGASLRPRSSTLTLLRRDSVPAS